A stretch of the Cyanobacterium stanieri LEGE 03274 genome encodes the following:
- the bchB gene encoding ferredoxin:protochlorophyllide reductase (ATP-dependent) subunit B encodes MKLAYWMYAGPAHIGTLRIASSFKNVHAIMHAPLGDDYFNVMRSMLERERNFTPVTTSVVDRNVLARGSQEKVIDNIVRKDGEENPDLIVLTPTCTSSILQEDLENFVSRAQLNSQGDVILADVNHYRYNELQAADRTLAQIVKFYLEKGAKKGTVNQEKTANPSVNIIGISTLGFHHNHDCRELKKLMADLGIEINMIIPDKASVQDLQNLPRAWFNFIPYRELGLMAAEHLQREYGMPYVDITPMGVVETARCIREIAKVINQQGGNVDYEEFIEHQTMEVSEAAWFSRSIDCQNLTGKKAVVFGDNTHAVAMTKILVREMGINVVLAGTYCKYDEAWFRKELEPFCDNILISEDNGEIANAIAKLEPSAIFGTQMERHVGKRLGIPCGVIAAPIHIQNFPIGYKPFLGYEGTNQITDLVYNSFTLGMEDHLLEIFGGHDTKEVITKGISADSDLNWTKEAQAELNKVPGFVRGKVKRNTEKFARERNFDQITLEVMYAAKESVGA; translated from the coding sequence CGCTCCATGTTAGAAAGGGAAAGAAACTTTACCCCCGTTACCACCAGTGTAGTCGATCGCAACGTACTTGCTCGGGGTTCACAGGAAAAAGTAATTGATAATATTGTACGTAAAGACGGAGAAGAAAACCCCGACTTAATTGTTTTAACCCCTACTTGCACTTCCAGCATTTTACAAGAGGATTTAGAAAACTTTGTTAGTCGGGCGCAACTTAACTCCCAAGGGGATGTCATCCTAGCGGATGTTAACCACTACCGTTATAACGAATTACAAGCCGCCGATCGCACCTTAGCCCAAATCGTCAAATTTTACCTCGAAAAAGGAGCAAAAAAAGGCACTGTTAATCAAGAAAAAACGGCCAATCCTTCCGTAAACATTATTGGCATTTCCACCCTCGGTTTTCACCATAACCACGACTGTCGAGAATTAAAAAAACTCATGGCAGACTTAGGCATCGAAATCAATATGATAATCCCCGACAAAGCCAGTGTACAAGACTTACAAAACTTGCCCCGGGCATGGTTTAACTTTATCCCCTACCGTGAATTAGGCTTGATGGCAGCCGAACATTTACAAAGGGAATACGGAATGCCCTATGTGGATATAACCCCCATGGGAGTAGTGGAAACAGCCCGTTGTATCCGTGAAATAGCCAAGGTGATAAACCAACAGGGAGGCAATGTAGATTATGAAGAATTTATCGAACATCAAACCATGGAAGTGTCGGAAGCCGCTTGGTTTTCGCGCTCTATCGATTGTCAAAATTTGACAGGAAAAAAAGCTGTGGTATTTGGAGATAATACCCACGCCGTGGCAATGACTAAAATTTTGGTACGGGAAATGGGCATCAATGTGGTGTTAGCTGGTACTTATTGTAAGTATGATGAAGCATGGTTTAGAAAAGAACTTGAGCCATTTTGTGATAATATTTTAATCAGTGAAGATAATGGAGAGATTGCCAATGCGATCGCCAAATTAGAACCCTCTGCCATCTTCGGAACACAGATGGAACGCCATGTAGGTAAGCGTTTGGGCATTCCCTGCGGTGTCATTGCCGCCCCTATCCATATCCAAAACTTCCCCATCGGTTATAAACCCTTCTTGGGTTATGAAGGTACAAATCAAATTACCGATTTAGTATATAATTCTTTTACCCTTGGTATGGAAGATCATCTTTTAGAAATATTTGGTGGTCATGATACTAAAGAAGTTATTACCAAAGGTATTTCCGCAGACTCCGATTTAAATTGGACAAAAGAAGCCCAAGCCGAATTAAATAAAGTACCAGGTTTTGTCCGTGGTAAGGTAAAACGTAATACCGAAAAGTTTGCTAGGGAAAGAAATTTTGACCAAATTACCCTCGAAGTCATGTACGCTGCTAAAGAATCTGTAGGCGCATAA